A region from the Triticum urartu cultivar G1812 chromosome 1, Tu2.1, whole genome shotgun sequence genome encodes:
- the LOC125540442 gene encoding protein RESTRICTED TEV MOVEMENT 2-like, translating into MAATGTKQQQPTATPVATVVDPKFEWAEKEGSYVLRLTLTGFRKDDFRVQVDGTGKLTVRGATRPSAGGPGSALYRVFQLPATASLDDIAGRFEAGVLTLTVRKLASSGAGVAKDKEDGAPPMSIEEIKRKPTKEAAKAAAPAEVGGAESKESTLGRTSRQVAERVRRMEEEANRRKQEEEKKPAPAAKKDQDPRPKAPQAATPAAATPEKPAIGEKDKAAVDRESLEDRVRLCGDGEEVRAKAAATPTAMDAKAEHEKKAAAATCTAWKERIVGELKGLTDMKWADNTFEIARKNKEVVAVGVAAFSLGFFVSQRLFGK; encoded by the coding sequence ATGGCGGCCACCGGCACCAAGCAGCAGCAGCCGACGGCAACACCGGTGGCGACGGTGGTGGACCCCAAGTTCGAGTGGGCGGAGAAGGAGGGCAGCTACGTGCTCCGCCTTACCCTGACGGGCTTCAGGAAGGACGACTTCCGGGTGCAGGTGGACGGCACCGGGAAGCTCACCGTGCGAGGGGCGACCAGGCCGAGCGCCGGCGGGCCTGGCTCCGCCCTCTACAGGGTCTTCCAGCTGCCCGCAACCGCCAGCCTTGACGACATCGCCGGCCGCTTCGAGGCCGGCGTGCTCACGCTCACCGTGCGCAAGCTCGCCTCTTCCGGTGCCGGTGTGGCCAAGGACAAGGAGGACGGTGCACCGCCGATGTCCATCGAGGAGATCAAGAGGAAGCCCACGAAGGAGGCTGCCAAGGCGGCGGCACCCGCAGAGGTTGGCGGCGCTGAGTCCAAGGAGAGCACGCTCGGCCGGACGAGTCGGCAGGTCGCTGAGCGCGTTCGGCGCATGGAAGAGGAGGCCAACAGACGCAAGCAGGAGGAAGAGAAGAAGCCAGCACCGGCGGCGAAGAAGGACCAAGACCCTAGGCCTAAGGCTCCTCAAGCGGCAACACCAGCTGCGGCGACACCTGAGAAGCCTGCCATCGGCGAGAAGGACAAGGCGGCAGTTGACCGGGAGAGCCTGGAGGACAGGGTTAGGCTGTGCGGCGACGGCGAGGAAGTGAGGGCCAAGGCAGCTGCCACGCCGACAGCCATGGATGCGAAAGCGGAGCACgagaagaaggcggcggcggcgacatgCACCGCCTGGAAGGAGCGCATTGTAGGGGAGCTGAAGGGGCTGACAGACATGAAGTGGGCGGACAACACATTCGAGATTGCGAGGAAGAACAAGGAGGTGGTCGCCGTCGGCGTCGCCGCCTTCTCGCTAGGCTTCTTCGTCTCCCAGAGGCTCTTCGGTAAGTGA
- the LOC125532143 gene encoding inactive protein RESTRICTED TEV MOVEMENT 2-like yields the protein MAATATSQQQPAATPAAAAAVVDPKFEWAEKAGTYVLRLTLTGFRKDDFRVQVDGAGRLTVRGTRPGASLHKVFQLPATASLDDIAGRFEAGVLTLTVPKRAGAAPAPPTSIEEIKKTKPGGAAKEEKAKPTPPAEVDDAAKSMPAKPTPPTEVDGAKKMPREEGAAKLTPQAEVDGAKKMSKEEGAVKPPPLTSHQLPSKDGGAGKKEKNGAKQPATRDDGGEKKEAVIGSEPKESTLGRTTRQVAEHVHRMEEAKRRKQIEHMPAPASKKEEEVKPKAPQPAAAAMTPEKPAPKAEVADGEKAKAEVDPESLAERVRRRGEEERAKAAAAATAMEAKTEQAKKAVASTCTAWKNRIAGELKGLTDMKWADNAVEMARRNKEVVAVGVAAFSIGFLVSQKLFRK from the coding sequence ATGGCCGCCACCGCCACCAGCCAGCAGCAGCCGGCGGCAacaccggcggcggcggcggcggtggtagaCCCCAAGTTCGAGTGGGCGGAGAAGGCCGGCACCTACGTGCTCCGGCTCACACTGACGGGCTTCAGGAAGGACGACTTCCGCGTGCAGGTGGACGGCGCCGGGAGGCTCACCGTGCGCGGCACCAGGCCGGGCGCCTCCCTCCACAAGGTCTTCCAGCTGCCCGCAACCGCCAGCCTCGACGACATCGCCGGCCGCTTCGAGGCCGGCGTGCTCACGCTCACCGTGCCCAAGCGCGCCGGTGCGGCGCCGGCCCCACCGACGAGCATCGAGGAAATCAAGAAGACTAAACCCGGTGGTGCGGCCAAGGAGGAGAAGGCCAAGCCGACGCCACCCGCAGAGGTCGACGACGCCGCCAAGAGCATGCCCGCCAAGCCGACGCCACCCACAGAGGTCGATGGCGCCAAGAAGATGCCCAGGGAGGAGGGTGCTGCCAAGCTGACGCCACAAGCAGAGGTCGATGGCGCCAAGAAGATGTCCAAGGAGGAGGGTGCCGTCAAGCCGCCGCCGCTAACCTCCCACCAGCTGCCATCCAAGGACGGCGGGGCTGGAAAGAAGGAGAAAAACGGCGCCAAGCAGCCGGCTACCAGGGACGACGGCGGCGAGAAGAAGGAAGCCGTCATTGGCAGTGAGCCTAAGGAGAGCACGCTCGGCAGGACGACACGTCAGGTCGCGGAGCATGTTCATCGCATGGAGGAGGCCAAGAGGCGCAAGCAAATTGAGCATATGCCGGCGCCGGCGtcgaagaaggaagaagaagtgaAGCCCAAGGCACCCCAGCCAGCAGCTGCTGCGATGACACCAGAGAAGCCAGCGCCGAAGGCAGAGGTTGCCGACGGCGAGAAGGCCAAGGCGGAGGTTGACCCGGAGAGCCTAGCGGAGagggtgaggcggcgcggcgaggaAGAGAGGGCCAAGGCTGCTGCCGCGGCGACGGCCATGGAAGCAAAAACGGAGCAGGCGAAGAAGGCGGTGGCATCGACATGCACGGCCTGGAAGAACCGCATCGCCGGGGAGCTCAAGGGGCTGACGGACATGAAGTGGGCGGACAACGCGGTGGAGATGGCGAGGAGGAACAAGGAGGTGGTCGCCGTCGGCGTCGCCGCCTTCTCCATCGGCTTCCTCGTCTCCCAGAAGCTCTTCAGGAAGTGA
- the LOC125532136 gene encoding stress response protein NST1-like, which produces MDRSNLPPGNTTQGTPYASLNLHGNSLQMHAPSSGKHLFNQSQMPGSFTMPINRATEHDNPGSGFQFVEHGKKDHHQQQQQHNHLIKNSISDDEEHDMTEDATDAQSGKGKKGSAWHRMKWTGSMVKLLITAASYTGEDPGADLGGGRRNITVMQKKGKWKAISKVMGERGCNVSPQQCEDKFNDLNKRYKRLTDILGRGTACNVVDNPALLDCMNNLSDKMKEDARKILNSKHLFYEMMCSYHNNNRVNLPEDLALQHSLQVALRCKEEHDPRRDASGDAEEDDHSADSDYEDHDEEHQAVHHSMRDPSMNKRMCHALDHGDAGFLTSSSNDGSGSLDPHGIALDINKDFTDGTNLSVVRKELASQAIELRKRRLQIEAQELEVTEQRLKWERFKRKKDREIERMESENEEMMLENKRLELQLKHKELEVELKLKGNPDHE; this is translated from the coding sequence ATGGACCGCAGTAACCTACCTCCTGGAAACACGACGCAAGGAACTCCTTATGCTAGTTTGAATCTACATGGTAACTCCTTGCAAATGCATGCTCCAAGCTCAGGAAAACATCTATTTAACCAATCTCAGATGCCAGGGAGTTTCACAATGCCTATCAACCGGGCTACAGAACATGATAACCCCGGATCCGGATTTCAGTTTGTAGAACATGGGAAAAAGGATcaccaccagcagcagcagcagcacaacCATCTCATAAAGAACTCCATCAGTGACGACGAGGAGCATGATATGACTGAGGATGCTACTGATGCCCAGAGTGGCAAGGGCAAGAAAGGCTCAGCATGGCATCGGATGAAGTGGACTGGTTCGATGGTTAAGCTTTTGATTACCGCAGCATCTTACACGGGGGAGGATCCTGGGGCGGATTTGGGCGGCGGGAGGAGGAACATTACAGTAATGCAGAAGAAGGGCAAGTGGAAAGCAATATCAAAGGTCATGGGCGAAAGGGGCTGCAATGTGTCACCGCAGCAGTGCGAGGATAAGTTCAATGACCTCAACAAGAGATACAAAAGGCTTACGGATATCCTTGGTCGTGGTACTGCTTGCAATGTTGTGGATAATCCAGCACTCCTTGATTGCATGAATAATCTTTCCGATAAGATGAAAGAAGATGCAAGGAAGATATTGAACTCTAAGCATTTATTCTATGAGATGATGTGTTCCTATCATAACAACAACCGTGTGAATTTACCCGAAGATCTTGCACTTCAGCACTCACTACAGGTTGCTCTTAGATGTAAAGAGGAGCATGATCCAAGGAGGGATGCAAGTGGAGATGCTGAAGAAGATGACCATAGTGCAGATTCTGATTACGAGGATCATGACGAAGAGCATCAAGCAGTTCATCACAGTATGAGGGATCCTTCCATGAATAAAAGGATGTGTCATGCATTGGATCATGGTGATGCAGGTTTTCTCACCTCAAGCTCGAATGATGGTAGTGGGAGTTTGGATCCCCATGGCATCGCATTGGATATCAACAAGGATTTTACGGATGGAACCAACCTGTCTGTTGTGCGGAAGGAACTGGCTTCCCAAGCAATAGAGCTTCGGAAACGTCGCTTGCAGATTGAAGCACAGGAACTGGAAGTAACAGAGCAACGTCTAAAGTGGGAGAGATTCAAGAGGAAGAAGGACAGGGAAATTGAAAGGATGGAATCGGAGAATGAAGAAATGATGCTCGAGAACAAGCGTTTGGAACTTCAGCTAAAGCACAAGGAGCTAGAAGTTGAGCTTAAGCTAAAAGGCAATCCAGACCATGAATGA